One region of Natronobacterium texcoconense genomic DNA includes:
- a CDS encoding ArsA family ATPase gives MTEFVFFGGKGGVGKTTVSSAHAVQCAEAGLETLVVSTDPAHSTADVFDQEFSDDPQSVEGYDGLSAMEIDPEQEVQDHLMDLKRQLNAQLSATMVNEVDLQLEMAHQTPGAYEAALFDRFVDVMRNADPYDRVVFDTSPTGSTLRLLALPELLEGWIDRLMSKRERSIDLYEKAAIGNREPRRVMEGDPVLARLQERKERFEFAGEVLREDSSFYLVLNPDELSIRETERSIETLSEADLPVRGLVVNRLTPEPDPDEEGRGARYLRDRVATERDRLEHIEREFDVPVVATIETRIEEVRGNLLEDVAADLEITLERDEPT, from the coding sequence ATGACCGAGTTCGTCTTCTTCGGCGGCAAGGGCGGCGTCGGCAAGACGACCGTCTCGAGTGCACACGCCGTGCAGTGTGCCGAGGCCGGCCTCGAGACGCTCGTCGTCTCGACCGACCCAGCCCACAGTACGGCCGACGTCTTCGATCAGGAGTTCAGCGACGATCCGCAATCGGTCGAGGGGTACGACGGACTCTCCGCGATGGAGATCGACCCCGAGCAGGAGGTCCAGGACCACCTGATGGATCTCAAGCGTCAACTGAACGCCCAGTTGAGCGCGACGATGGTCAACGAAGTCGACCTGCAACTCGAGATGGCCCACCAGACGCCGGGCGCGTACGAGGCCGCGCTGTTCGACCGGTTCGTCGACGTGATGCGAAACGCCGACCCCTACGACCGGGTGGTGTTCGACACTTCGCCGACGGGGTCGACGCTCCGGTTGCTGGCGCTGCCCGAGTTACTCGAGGGGTGGATCGATCGGCTGATGTCCAAACGCGAGCGGAGCATCGATCTCTACGAGAAGGCCGCGATCGGAAACCGGGAGCCACGCCGCGTCATGGAGGGCGACCCCGTCCTCGCGAGACTTCAGGAGCGAAAGGAACGGTTCGAGTTCGCAGGCGAGGTCCTCCGCGAGGACTCGTCGTTTTACCTCGTGTTGAACCCGGACGAACTCTCGATTCGGGAGACCGAACGGTCGATCGAGACGCTGTCCGAGGCCGACCTCCCCGTCCGCGGCCTCGTCGTCAATCGGCTGACGCCCGAACCGGATCCCGACGAGGAAGGCCGTGGCGCACGGTATCTCCGCGACCGAGTCGCAACCGAGCGCGACCGACTCGAGCACATCGAACGCGAGTTCGACGTGCCGGTCGTCGCGACGATCGAGACGCGCATCGAGGAAGTCCGTGGCAATCTTCTCGAGGACGTCGCTGCCGACCTCGAGATCACACTCGAGCGCGACGAACCGACGTAG
- a CDS encoding SRPBCC family protein, with protein sequence MREVTVSRVVDASPDDVWARFDPPMIVEAEGSFTVENIEDEGEATIVVASGPGIRLPLRFEYRDETIYYTQEGEQGPFSHMETWLECEPADGGTRVTLRSSVSLSAPLPFGDRIAAWKRKGELKRALEEIESAFA encoded by the coding sequence ATGCGGGAGGTAACAGTATCTCGAGTGGTCGACGCCAGCCCCGACGACGTCTGGGCGCGGTTCGACCCACCGATGATCGTCGAGGCCGAGGGAAGCTTCACGGTCGAGAATATCGAAGACGAGGGGGAGGCGACGATCGTCGTCGCTAGCGGACCGGGGATCCGACTACCGTTGCGATTCGAGTATCGCGACGAGACGATCTACTACACACAGGAGGGCGAACAGGGGCCGTTTTCGCACATGGAGACGTGGCTCGAGTGCGAACCGGCCGACGGCGGCACGCGGGTCACGCTTCGCTCGTCGGTGTCGCTGTCCGCACCGTTGCCGTTCGGCGACCGGATCGCCGCCTGGAAACGGAAAGGCGAGTTGAAACGCGCACTCGAGGAGATCGAATCCGCGTTCGCGTAG
- a CDS encoding CobW family GTP-binding protein yields the protein MQATIPVTVLSGSLGAGKTTLLNHLLHNAGDRDLAVLVNDMGSVNVDADLVADGSDLDVEDGVAELSNGCICCELQDDLETAVVRLARNREFDHLIVESSGISEPEPVARLFTTASRVAANYEIDALVTVLDTRLFVDAFAGEDVPERRGTDDESDRPLSDLLIEQLEVANVVLLNKTDLCSEGELEEAEALVSALQPDAELVRTEFSAVDPTRLLGVDLFDPRTMGESAGWQRALEETDDDESGHEHASHDHEDEHADHDREGDHSHDDHEHRHPDEVYGVDSFVFRARRPFHPERFEIVLRELPDGIVRSKGVAWIADRDIKIDVAQAGPSVRATVRGPWIAALPEVERDLYRSNRPSLEWHDEHGDRRTELVFIGTEYDEGALRSRLDDALVTDDEWEQAADLENRFPADGDETLVVREP from the coding sequence ATGCAAGCGACGATTCCCGTCACCGTTCTCTCGGGGAGTCTCGGCGCGGGGAAGACGACGTTGCTCAACCACCTGCTTCACAACGCCGGCGACCGCGACCTCGCGGTGCTGGTCAACGACATGGGCTCGGTCAACGTCGACGCGGACCTCGTCGCCGACGGTTCGGACCTCGACGTCGAGGACGGCGTCGCCGAACTCTCGAACGGCTGTATCTGCTGTGAACTCCAGGACGACCTCGAGACGGCAGTCGTCCGACTGGCCCGCAACCGCGAGTTCGACCACCTGATCGTCGAATCGTCGGGCATCTCCGAGCCGGAACCCGTCGCCCGGCTGTTTACCACCGCCTCGCGGGTCGCGGCCAACTACGAGATCGACGCACTCGTGACGGTACTTGACACGCGACTGTTCGTAGACGCCTTCGCCGGAGAGGACGTGCCCGAACGACGCGGGACGGACGACGAGAGCGACCGACCACTCTCGGATCTGTTGATCGAGCAACTCGAGGTCGCCAACGTCGTCTTGCTGAACAAGACCGACCTCTGTAGTGAGGGCGAACTCGAGGAAGCCGAGGCGCTCGTTTCGGCACTCCAGCCCGACGCCGAACTCGTCAGAACGGAGTTCTCCGCGGTCGATCCGACCCGACTGCTCGGCGTCGACCTGTTCGATCCGAGGACGATGGGCGAGTCGGCGGGGTGGCAACGCGCGCTCGAGGAGACGGACGACGACGAGAGCGGACACGAGCACGCGAGTCACGACCACGAGGACGAGCACGCCGATCACGACCGTGAAGGCGATCATAGCCACGACGACCACGAACATCGCCACCCCGACGAAGTCTACGGCGTCGACTCGTTCGTCTTTCGCGCCCGTCGTCCCTTCCACCCCGAACGGTTCGAAATCGTCCTCCGGGAGCTTCCTGACGGTATCGTCCGCTCGAAAGGAGTTGCGTGGATCGCGGATCGTGATATAAAAATCGACGTCGCACAGGCCGGCCCGTCGGTTCGAGCGACCGTCAGAGGCCCGTGGATCGCCGCGCTCCCCGAGGTCGAACGCGACCTCTACCGGTCGAACCGCCCCAGCCTCGAGTGGCACGACGAGCACGGCGACCGCCGAACCGAACTGGTGTTCATCGGCACCGAGTACGACGAGGGCGCGCTACGCTCACGACTGGACGACGCGCTGGTGACCGACGACGAGTGGGAGCAGGCTGCCGACCTCGAGAACCGGTTTCCGGCCGATGGCGACGAGACGCTGGTCGTCCGGGAGCCATGA
- a CDS encoding carbon starvation CstA family protein, whose protein sequence is MVGVIWIVALVLVTFTAAYVAYGRYLSQFVNLDDSRETPAHKYQDGQEYVPAKKPVLLGHHYSSIAGGAPVVGPITAALIWGWVPAVLWVAIGNPLIGAVHDFISLSGSLRHEGKSIGYIIGEYVGERGKNMLLWFAFLLTILVVAVFALVIGVVFDAFPEAATASIIYIALAFIFGFWLYQLGLPFSVGTVVFVAGVFASVWVGIQFPIAITPPAEAGAYPEGTFVLLDAAPALLPEFLGSANIAAWVLVVLVYGAAASILPVWMLLQPRDYLSSFLLYTGVGGGLLAIIVGTFITGMGDDAVHEGQQLSFDITTGAWYGFLGQEGPLAVEGLIPLMPLFPLLFLTIACGTISGFHSLVSSGTTSKQLNKESDARLIGYGGMLGEGLLAALALCAVTIVAIPAAEGGIGLALPNFATGGGAILTAFGIPFEYAAPFMALVLASFLLTSMDTAVRLGRYMLEEIIDTPETQVQSYGANPYVNTTIITVIAFFLLGSGQWEDLWVLFGGANQLLASLALLTGTIWLANWSKSKQLISTGGPMILMAFITTFGLAWLAIYQILGGRLLGMTGGMDPATSLLGQVSAVVQIVIIAVLLGLALSLFKIGYDNMKAGEEPEPGVATGASDDD, encoded by the coding sequence ATGGTAGGAGTAATCTGGATCGTTGCACTGGTGTTGGTGACGTTTACCGCGGCGTACGTCGCCTACGGCCGATATCTCTCGCAGTTCGTCAATCTGGACGACAGCCGAGAGACGCCGGCACACAAGTATCAAGACGGTCAAGAGTACGTACCGGCGAAAAAACCGGTACTGTTGGGGCACCACTATTCGAGCATCGCCGGCGGCGCACCCGTCGTCGGCCCGATCACCGCAGCACTGATCTGGGGATGGGTTCCAGCCGTGCTGTGGGTCGCGATCGGGAACCCGCTCATCGGGGCGGTCCACGACTTCATCTCGCTGTCGGGCAGCCTCCGACACGAAGGGAAGTCGATCGGCTACATCATCGGCGAGTACGTCGGCGAACGGGGGAAGAACATGCTGCTGTGGTTCGCGTTCCTGTTGACGATCCTCGTCGTGGCAGTGTTCGCGCTGGTCATCGGGGTCGTCTTCGATGCGTTCCCAGAGGCTGCGACCGCGAGTATCATTTACATCGCGCTCGCGTTCATCTTCGGGTTCTGGCTGTACCAGCTGGGACTGCCGTTCTCGGTCGGGACGGTCGTCTTCGTCGCTGGCGTGTTCGCGTCGGTCTGGGTCGGCATCCAGTTCCCGATCGCCATCACGCCTCCGGCCGAGGCCGGCGCGTACCCGGAGGGGACGTTCGTCCTACTCGATGCGGCACCGGCACTGTTACCGGAGTTCCTCGGAAGCGCGAACATCGCCGCGTGGGTGCTCGTCGTCCTCGTCTACGGGGCTGCGGCGAGTATCCTCCCGGTGTGGATGCTGTTGCAGCCGCGTGACTACCTCTCCTCGTTCCTCCTGTACACGGGGGTCGGTGGGGGGCTGCTCGCGATCATCGTCGGTACGTTCATCACCGGGATGGGCGACGACGCAGTTCACGAGGGCCAGCAGCTAAGTTTCGACATTACGACGGGGGCCTGGTACGGCTTCCTCGGACAGGAGGGGCCACTCGCGGTCGAAGGCCTCATTCCGCTGATGCCGTTGTTCCCACTGCTGTTCCTGACCATCGCGTGTGGGACGATCAGCGGCTTCCACTCGCTGGTTTCCTCGGGAACGACGTCGAAACAGCTCAACAAGGAGAGCGACGCACGCCTGATCGGATACGGTGGCATGCTCGGTGAAGGGCTGCTCGCGGCCCTCGCACTCTGTGCCGTGACGATCGTCGCGATCCCGGCAGCCGAAGGGGGCATCGGTCTGGCGCTGCCGAACTTCGCGACCGGTGGCGGTGCGATCCTGACGGCCTTCGGCATCCCGTTCGAGTACGCAGCACCGTTCATGGCGCTCGTCCTCGCGAGTTTCCTGTTGACCAGCATGGACACGGCCGTCCGTCTCGGTCGATACATGCTCGAGGAGATCATCGACACGCCCGAAACCCAGGTCCAGTCCTACGGTGCGAACCCGTACGTCAACACCACGATCATCACCGTCATTGCGTTCTTCCTGCTGGGCAGCGGTCAGTGGGAGGACCTCTGGGTGCTGTTCGGCGGTGCCAACCAGTTGCTCGCATCGCTGGCGCTGCTGACTGGCACCATCTGGCTTGCTAACTGGAGCAAGTCCAAGCAGTTGATCTCGACCGGCGGTCCGATGATCCTGATGGCGTTTATCACCACCTTCGGTCTGGCGTGGCTCGCGATCTACCAGATCCTCGGTGGCCGACTGCTCGGCATGACCGGCGGGATGGATCCAGCCACGAGCCTGCTCGGACAGGTGTCGGCAGTCGTCCAGATCGTCATCATTGCAGTCCTGCTCGGGCTCGCACTGTCGCTGTTCAAGATCGGTTACGACAACATGAAGGCAGGCGAGGAACCCGAACCCGGCGTTGCAACCGGTGCATCGGACGACGACTGA